AGGGTTGGGTGAACAGGCTCGCGGTCCATCCAGACCATGGGAGAAAAGGCATAGGCACCGCACTGCTCCGCGAGATGGAGGAGCGCCTGCGGCTTCGGGGAAACAGAATCATAGGCGTCCTCATAGAGACGCCGAACGAGGCGTCGGAGAGGTTCTTCGAGAAGATGGGATACGAACCCTACGGCTCGATAGCGTACCTCAGCAAGAGGGACAGCGATGAGGTCTGATACGCCCGAATCTCAGAAAGAAATATGAACGATGTGAGTTTTCCTGTTGCGGGATCGAACATGGAATCGCAAGACGAAGAGATAAAGGGCGTCCTGCTGACGATGAGGAAGGAGAACCGGGACTACGACGTCGTTCTCACGGACAAGAGAGTGGTCGTGTTGTACATCGGCGAAACGCTGGACCCCGTGTCGAGCCTGTTCCATGACGTCACGTGGTCAGGAGGCGACCCCCAGGCCGCGAGCCAGTGGAGGACCTTCTATCAGGGGAAGGACCTGGAGGAAATGCTCAAGGGACACCAGTGGAACTACGCTGTCCCCTTTGAGGACATCAAGACCGTCACTCTGACGAGACACCCTCAGGGCGGGGGCGAGATCCTTTTCGATACCGCCAAGGGCTGGGTCCATTTCATCTTCGCATACTCTCCCGAGCTTGACAAGGCGAGGATGCTGATGCCGCAGGTATTCGGTGACAAGGTCGTCATCAGGGCATAGAGCACGAGCCGTCGAAGGCCGCACGGCTCACTGATTCGTTCACTTTCCTCGATAAGGGCTCAGCAACATTTAAGTCATCGGAATGCCTATAGTATATTAGACTGAGTGCGACTGCACTCTTCCGATAGGGGACGAGGATGTACGAAATATTCGCATCAGGCCTCAGCTGGCATAATACAGTTGCTTCAGAGGAAAGGAGGTCGGTCCCGTGAGGGCGGAGGTTGTCGTTCTCCTCGCTGCGGCGGGCGTTCTCCTCGTCATCGGTGTTTTTGGATATATGATCACGGAAACGGAGATCGTGGCAGGCGATCCCCCGGACGTACATATGATACAGCCCTATCTCCCAGCAGGGATGACATCTCTGGCACTTGGCCTGATAGTCCTGGTTGTGGCTGTCGTCGCCGCGGTCGCCATGAGATCGAGGTAGCGGTCCCTCGTTCTGACCCGATTCTTGAACCCACGGGCAGACGTTTATGTAGTCCTTCTTGAATGAGCATAGAGCCGAGACGATCTGATGTTCAAGAGGGTAATGATCATCGCTGACAACTACAAGCTCATCGATTCCCTGCTCAGGTATACCCCTATTCTCTTCCCCGATGCGGAGTACCACGTCGTGAGCATCGTGGACTACAGCTATGACATTATGTCTGCAACCTCGTTCGTGGACGACTCGCTGGAGCGAAGCGCGGTGAGCGCCCTCTTCCATTGCGTTGACAATCTGAAGGCGATGGGCATACAGGCAAAGAAGGGATTCTACAAGGGCAACTTCGAGGCCATCGTGGAGAACTACGTCAGGCGGGAGAGGATCGACCTGGTCGCCACGGAGACTCCCATGGAAATGGACCAGAAGCGGACCCACGTATGCTGGCACGTGGAGAAGATATTCAGGACGCCCATCAAGAACGTCCTCATCCTCGACAGAATGCCGGAGCTCCGTCGCCCCAAGAGGATCTTCATCGTTGTGGGGGACTCGCCGAAGTCGTGGCTGGCGGCTGAGCGGGGCCTGCTGCTCTGCAAGGAGTTCGGGGCAACGTGCGGGATGAGCTATGCGGGAAAGAAGGTGAGAAGGTCGGTCTACGAGGGTTTCTCCAGGCTCGCGGAAGAGAACGAGGTCGATTTCGAGATCAAGGAGTTCGAATGGAGCATGAAGGAGGAGATACCGAAGTTCCTCGAGGAATTCGACTTCCTTGTGATGAGCCGGGGAGGGTACAGGCTGAGGGACCAGCTCAGGATGGTCGTGAGAACATTGCCCCTGTCGAAAGGCGAGATAAACATACTCTTCTACGCCCCGATCCCCGTGCTACTGGTAGAAGGAGGAAGGGGGTAGACGATGGTCGAGGCTTGGATCCAGGCAATCACTGTCGTCATTTTCGTCGGCACGTTGGTCCTGATGATCATGGAGAAGTTGCACAGGACAACGGTCGCGCTATTGGGTGCCGCTGCGATGATTGTCGCCCACCTCCTCTTTGGCTATTTCCAACCTAGCGATGGTCTGTACACACCCGACCTGGGCTTCATTGCGATAGACTTCAACACTCTCGGTCTCCTGTTCGGGATGATGGTCATTGTCGGCGTGATCGCTGAGACAGGGTTCTTCGAATTCGTGGCCATCAGAATGACGAAGACAGTCTCGGGCAACTATTGGGGGCTCATGCTGATGCTCGGAATCGTCAGCGCCGTCGCTTCGGCGTTTCTCGACAACGTGAGCACCGTTCTTCTGCTGATACCCATCACGATAGCGATTGCGAAGAGGCTCGAGTTGAACCCTATCCCCATTATTATGGTTGAGATACTTGCATCCAACGTTGGAGGGGCGGCTACACTCGTCGGAGACCCGCCGAACATCATGATCGGCAGTGCCGCGGACATATCGTTCATGAGCTTCATCATTCATGTCACGCCAATCGTGATAATCACCATGCTTGTGGCCATCCCCCTATTCAAGCGGATGTTCAGGGAGGAGATCAAGCAAACCCCGAGCAATCTCGAAGAGATTCTCAAGGTGAATGAATGGGATGAGATTAAGAACATGAAACTTCTCAAGAAGTCTCTCATCGTGATGGGAATCGTCATCATATTCTTCGGGATTCACCACATACTCCACGTACCGGCCTCTGTCATTGCGATTCTAGGTGCTGTAGCATTGCTCGTCTGGGGAAGGATACATCCCGAGGATGCGCTGAGGCACGTCCACTGGTCTACGCTTATCTTCTTCGCAGCCCTTTTCGTTTTCGTAGGAGGATTGGTTCAAGTCGGGGTGATGGATATTGTTGGAGATGCTCTTGTCGGCCTTACAGGAGGCAATCTACTTGTGGCATTGGTGTTCATCATATGGTTCTCCGCGATGACTTCTGCCACCCTGAGCAACATCCCCGCGACCGCCACGATGATTCCGATCATCTTCGCTATGGAGCCATATTTCAACCTGGATGGATTCTTCATCAATCCAATGTGGTGGGCGCTGTCGATTGGTGCGTGTTTCGGGGGAAATGGTCTGTTGGTTGGCTCACCGGCAAATCTTATTGCCGTGGGGATTTCCGAGAAGTTCGGGTTTCAGATAACCTTTCGATACTTCATGCGCAAGGCCTTCCCGTTCATGATTCTCACGTTGATTGTGGGAACCGGACTGTTGCTACTGACCGTGGCAATCCAGCTTTCCCTGATGTAGCCCAGGACTACGATGAACCGTCCACCTCCCATTCCGTGACCGGGGCCGTTCTCGCTCAATCGGAGCATGTGAGGTGGATCTAGAGCTCGGAACCGCCGTTCGGAGGCGAAAAAGGGAAAAGCACATTCGCATATTCATTCCCGTGAAGGATTTCCAGGAGAAGCTCGAAGTCACGAAGTTGACGCTCAGATGGGCGATCAGCGAGTTCGAGAGAGTGGCCCTTGCCTGCAGCTTCGGGAAGGACAGCGTCACCGTTCTCAGTCTGGCCCGCGAGATCGACCCACAGATCAAGGTCTTCATGATCAGAACCGGATACGGCTTCGAAGAGACGGAGAAGTTCAAGAACAGGCTGAAGGAAGAGTGGGACCTCAACCTGGAAGAGATATCCCCGTCCGTGAGCAAGGACGAGCTGGAGGCAGAGCACGGCGAGGACCTCTATTCGCGCGACCCGAAGCTGTGTTGCGAGGTCCTGAAAGTGGAACCCACGATAAGATACCTGAATAACCTGGACGCGTGGATAACAGGTCTCAGAAGTGATGAGACGGAATTCAGAACAAACCTCAGGAGGGTCGAGGAATACGAAGGGATGCCTACGAAGGTCAATCCGATCGTTGACTGGACAAACGATGAGGTGTGGCGATTCATCAAGGACAATGGGATTCCCTACAACCCGCTGTACGATGAGGGTTACGCGAGCCTGGGATGCAAGCCGTGCACTCTTGCCGGAACGTGGGGGCGGTACGAGAGGGCAGGCAGGTGGCACGGGAAGGAGAAGAAGGAGTGTGGGATGCACCTCATGGACTCCTCCGACAGTGAATGACGTGGACTGGGATCCATTCTGGAATTGCCTGGATAGGTTTTCCTATTCCGGATGTCTCATTGCCACCGATTATCGGGAGCGCACTTCGGGCGAAGCCCAGGCTATATGGTTGTGACTGATACAGTTCCCGGAAGGTTGGCCTATTCCTCTGGTGACTCAGGAGCCTCAGGTTCGAACTCTTCCCCGGCTGGGCCGCTTCCTCTCCTGGCCATAACGGCGGCCAGCAGTGCGACGATCGTTAGGACGACAAGCGCGACTATGACTATCCAGGACCACATTGGCATCTCGCCTTCAATGGCTGCAGGCGATGCGGATGCTGAGGTCATTCCAGTCGGAATCTCATTCCCGTCGAAGTCAACGGCTGTGACCACGAAGTAGTGCTTGCCGTCGAGTCCTGCCACCTCGTATGTGGTCGTCGTCTTGTCAAAGACGGTGCCAACAGGTGCCAGGCCACTCACATTGGTGATGTCGTCAGTGCTTGCGTAGATGTTGTAGTAGGCGAAATCCGCCGCAGTGCTTGCAGTCCAGCTCAGTTCCACTCTGTCGTCCTTCGCTGTCGCCGTCAATCCGGTCACAACGTTGGGAGCGTTCAGGACCTCGATGACCTGCAGCGAGAACTCGTCAGCGGCCTCAAGCAGCTCTAGCGCGTAGTAGTAGTTGTGCACACCGTGGCTCTTATCCTCTTCCACGAGGTGCAGATTGAACGAAGCGTTGTCAAGCAGATTCTGAGCTATGGTCAGCGTGTGATCGCTCGCGGTTCCTGCAGTCAACACAGCTTCGAGTGCCGTTTCCGCATCTGCAACACTATCCTCAACATCGCTGATCAGTGAGGTCACGTCTGCCTGCCATGCGTCTATCTCAGCCTGTGCGGTCGCGTTGTCTATGAGCTCAGGCGGGATTCCTCCTGTCTGATGGCAATCCCAGCAGGCCTGCGGGGTGGGCTCGAAGTAGTGTCCCTGGAGTGCAGGAGTCACGCCGCGTGGCGTGTTGTACATGTGACAACTCGTGCATTCCACTGTGCCCATGAAGGGAGCTCCCATTTCGGAGCCTGTAATCCCCTCCCTCATCTCACTCTGTGAATGATGTGGTGAGCTGGGTGATGTCGCCCCTCCTGAGGTATGGCAAGTTGTACATACGTCCTCGGGGGATTGCCTCAGCTGATAATCGTTAGCTGTTGCGCTGTGTGTATCGTGACAATCGGCACAAGTTATGCCTCGCCACTCATCTTTTGGTATGTCGACCGCGGTCCCGTAGGTCGCAGCCGGATCCCACTGAGATGGGGACTTGCACTCCGCACAGTATGTGTTCAAACCACCTGGATCGGTCTGTGCTCTGTTGTCCCACGGTGCATGAGCGGAGGCGTTCCATCCCATCACTGTGTCATCACCGAACTGACCGTCTCCGCCGTGGCATCCTGCCTCGTCGGTACCAGCGCATGATCCGGCGTACGGGTCCCGGTCAGTATTGATCGTGCTTGCGGCGTTAGTGGGAATGTCGGGACCTGGATGGTCACCGCCCGGTCCATGACAGACCTCGCACTGGATTCCCAGCAACGGCAGGTTGTATGAATCGTTCCATGGTAGGCCTGGATCGTAGCCACCGATGGACGTTTCATTGTAGCCGACAACGTGACAGGGCAAACAAGACCCCCCTGCGTACGTGAATTTGTTTGTGGGGGTGCCCTGATAGCTCCAGTTGTTAGCGAAATCCGTGCCGTGCAACGTCGTATGCCAGTCTTCGACCTGGGTGTCATGACAACCTTCGCAGTACGCAACTCCCTTGTAGTTGGCGGGGTTTCTGGTGCCCTGGTCAGACGTGTCTACGGTCTCTCTGCTACTGTCGATCTGTGAGAACACTAGCAGAAGACCTACTGTTATTGCGATTCCGGCTATCAGAAACAGTATCTTTCTGTTCATGAGGATCCTTCTCGCGGCGAGTTGGTTTCAATTGAAACCATTGCCACGGGAACGGAGTCAGCATATTTAAGAATATCGACATGAATAGTTGGGTTTCGTCAAGCGCGGACGTTCGCTCTAATAACTGGCTGAATTGACCCCTCACCCACTTTCACCGATAATCGCAACTTCAAGTCGAGATAACATCCATAACACTGTGATTTTTGCCTATACATGACAACACAATGGGCTTTCTAGGCAGGTTTCCTCTTCTACATCTAAGACGAACATAAACGCTACCGAATGGAGAGAGAAGCCATGACGAGAAGAGAGATTGCGGTTGCGATAGGTTTGTTTGCAGCCCTTGTGACCCTGATGGCTCTGATCCACATTGAGACGTCAGCATCTGCTGATGGAGTCAGAAGCACGCGCGGCGAAGCGGACAACTCATATATGGACACGGCGACGTACATCGGTTTGGACCAGTGCGCCCTTTGCCACAACAGTTCCGCCTACGCCTTCAAATACGACACCTGGCAGGGCTCTCTGCACAGTAAGTCGCTGCAGGACCCTAGCACCGAGACAATCATCCCAACGATTTGGACTGGAGCCCTGAACCTGACCGAGGACGGCGTCTGGGGCAATATCACGCTGCACGAGGTCCGATACTTACCACGTTGACCTGGGAAGCGGCCATAACTACACGGTCTGGAAGGTCATGGGGGTCGAATGGAGGCAGCGCTACGTTACGGAAATCGGCAACAGCAGGTATACCCTCCCGCTCCAATGGAACGTTGTGACGGCGGAATGGGTGCCTTACGACTTGGGCAACTGGTTCGATACGCCCGGCATTCCGAAGACGCCTGCCTATGAACATTCGTGGGACAGGCAGTGCGCAGGCTGCCATACGACCGGTACGACGATTGCGTACGTCGGTGCGGAGTGGGTGGCGAATTACTCGGAGACGGCTGTTGGATGCGTGGCGTGCCACGGACCTAGTGGCGATCACTCCGAGGATCCCGATTTCATATGGAGGTCAGCCGACTCCCGAATCTGCGGACAATGTCACGGCAGAGGTGCCAGCATGGCCACCGAGGGTGGCATGTCGATCGTATGGCCTTGGGGTGCTGACGGCAAGTACCACCCGGGAGACGACATCACAGACTACCTCGACAGGGTTGACCCTATCAACGATCCTGACGCATTCTGGCCAAACAACATGTCCAGAATACACCTTCAACAGTACATCGATTGAGCGGGTTCGGCCCATGCGAACGCCCTGACAACTATAACGACGCTGCCGTTCGGAGAGGACGCGTGCCTGGAGTGTCACTCCGCGGACTACTGGCTCGCCGAGAAGCATGGAGGCCCCCTGCCGACAAAGGAAACTGCCCTGTGGAGTATCGAATGCGCGAGATGCCACAACCCTCATGGGAATCCAGCAAACGACAAGATGCTCTGGAAGTCTGAAGACGAGACCTGCGAGCAGTGCCACAATTCAGAGAATGCGGGTCCGGGCGACACGCCGCATCATCCGAACACTGAACTAATCGAGGGCAATATCAACGTCACGGGGCTGGACGGCAGCCCTTGGATGAACGGAGACGTCGGGTGCACTGACTGCCACATGGTTCTGGTTGCCACAAGCGCAGTTCTGGGCGATATACCGACCCATACCTTCGGCTTCGCTAATCCACAGGAGACCATCGACCACGGCATGCCCAACGGGTGCACGTCTTACTGTCATGACGGAGTGAGCGGTTCCCCGAAGACGGAACAGAAAGCAGTGAACCTAATCGACGAATGGATGGCGAACTACACCGCCAGAGAGGCGGATGTCGATACCGTGATAGAGCAGGCCAGGAACGCGCTGATTGCTGCGGAGGGTCTGGGCTTCAATGAGGAAGAAATAGCCGGGGCACAAGCCGCGTTTGACGATGCCAACTTCTCGTACGAGTACGTTCTGTCAGACCGTTCCGGGGGAGTGCACAACAATCCTTTCCAGATGGCCATCCTCGACTACGCTGAGGCGACCGCTCAAAGCGTGATTGACGACCTGACGCCAGTCACGACCGATGGAGAAGAAGCCCCGCTGGACATGATGTGGATCTACCTTGCCCTAGCGGTGATAATCATCGTTGTGGCCATCATCGCGGTAGTGGCAGCCTCGAGGCGAAGAGGAGCACCTCCTGAAGAGCCTTACGAGGAAGAGGAGCCGCCAACAATCGAGTAACCAGCAATCATGCCTCTCGGACTTCGATGAAGGATAGTGCAAACTATCCTCTCTTCTTCTTTTTTTCACTGTGACACAGCTGTGGCCCTGTCGACGCGCATATTGGGTAAGAGTTACGAGACTAGGGAATTATGGAAGGCGATTGTGTGTCATCATCGGGAACCTGCGATTTCATGGAATAGCCCGATTACCACAACAAGAGATTTATAATACCATGAGAATACACAACCGAAGGGATGGGAAGATGCCTTCGGAGGAGATTGAATGAGATCTATGGAATTATTCCGTAAGCATAGTGGGCCATTTGCGTGCGTACTGGTCCTTTTCGCCGCGCTTCTCTGCACCGTGATGTTGGGCACCACGATAGTGATTGCTCAAGACACCGAAGCTCCCGAAATCGACCACACACCGGTGACCGAAGGATGGGTAGGCGTGGAGATACTGATCTCCGCCACCGTGACTGACAACGTGGAACTGGACGAAGTCTGGCTGAACTACACAAATGTGACTGGCATTGGATTCAATGAGACAATGACCCCCGATGGGGACATATACAATTACACCATACCAGCGCAGTCTCCTGCGGGCACCGTAGACTACTTCATCTGGGTAAACGACACAGAGGATAACCAGAACCTAACAGCCACGAGCACGATCACCGTCTCGGTGGACGATGTGCCTCCCGAAATCGACCACACACCGGTGACCGAAGGATGGGTAGGCGTGGAGATACTGATCTCCGCCACCGTGACTGACAACGTGGAACTGGACGAAGTCTGGCTGAACTACACAAATGTGACTGGCATTGGATTCAATGTCTCAATGACCGAGGATGGAGACGCATATACCTACAGCATGCCAGCGCAGACCTCCACGGGAACTGCAGACTACTTCATCTGGGTAAACGACACAGAGGATAACCAGAACCTAACAGCCACAAGCACAATCACCGTCTCGGTGGACTCCGATGCTCCCGAAATAGATCATACGCCGGTGACTACCGCCAATGCTGGCGTGACATTCAACATCTCCGCCACCGTAACTGACAACGCTGCCGTCGATGAGGTTCACTTTGACTACACGGACGTTGGTGGCGCTCATCACAACGAGACAATGATACTGGTGACGGGAGACACATACAACTACACGATACCAGCGCAGTCTTCTGCAGGTACATTGGAAT
Above is a genomic segment from Candidatus Thermoplasmatota archaeon containing:
- a CDS encoding GNAT family N-acetyltransferase, with translation MEMKELTIEDYDAMIELWRESGISHRPEGRDSSEEMERQMGLLPELFLGAFEGPVLVGVVIGTDDTRKGWVNRLAVHPDHGRKGIGTALLREMEERLRLRGNRIIGVLIETPNEASERFFEKMGYEPYGSIAYLSKRDSDEV
- a CDS encoding ArsB/NhaD family transporter, with the protein product MVEAWIQAITVVIFVGTLVLMIMEKLHRTTVALLGAAAMIVAHLLFGYFQPSDGLYTPDLGFIAIDFNTLGLLFGMMVIVGVIAETGFFEFVAIRMTKTVSGNYWGLMLMLGIVSAVASAFLDNVSTVLLLIPITIAIAKRLELNPIPIIMVEILASNVGGAATLVGDPPNIMIGSAADISFMSFIIHVTPIVIITMLVAIPLFKRMFREEIKQTPSNLEEILKVNEWDEIKNMKLLKKSLIVMGIVIIFFGIHHILHVPASVIAILGAVALLVWGRIHPEDALRHVHWSTLIFFAALFVFVGGLVQVGVMDIVGDALVGLTGGNLLVALVFIIWFSAMTSATLSNIPATATMIPIIFAMEPYFNLDGFFINPMWWALSIGACFGGNGLLVGSPANLIAVGISEKFGFQITFRYFMRKAFPFMILTLIVGTGLLLLTVAIQLSLM
- a CDS encoding phosphoadenylyl-sulfate reductase, coding for MDLELGTAVRRRKREKHIRIFIPVKDFQEKLEVTKLTLRWAISEFERVALACSFGKDSVTVLSLAREIDPQIKVFMIRTGYGFEETEKFKNRLKEEWDLNLEEISPSVSKDELEAEHGEDLYSRDPKLCCEVLKVEPTIRYLNNLDAWITGLRSDETEFRTNLRRVEEYEGMPTKVNPIVDWTNDEVWRFIKDNGIPYNPLYDEGYASLGCKPCTLAGTWGRYERAGRWHGKEKKECGMHLMDSSDSE
- a CDS encoding ammonia-forming cytochrome c nitrite reductase subunit c552, which translates into the protein MNRKILFLIAGIAITVGLLLVFSQIDSSRETVDTSDQGTRNPANYKGVAYCEGCHDTQVEDWHTTLHGTDFANNWSYQGTPTNKFTYAGGSCLPCHVVGYNETSIGGYDPGLPWNDSYNLPLLGIQCEVCHGPGGDHPGPDIPTNAASTINTDRDPYAGSCAGTDEAGCHGGDGQFGDDTVMGWNASAHAPWDNRAQTDPGGLNTYCAECKSPSQWDPAATYGTAVDIPKDEWRGITCADCHDTHSATANDYQLRQSPEDVCTTCHTSGGATSPSSPHHSQSEMREGITGSEMGAPFMGTVECTSCHMYNTPRGVTPALQGHYFEPTPQACWDCHQTGGIPPELIDNATAQAEIDAWQADVTSLISDVEDSVADAETALEAVLTAGTASDHTLTIAQNLLDNASFNLHLVEEDKSHGVHNYYYALELLEAADEFSLQVIEVLNAPNVVTGLTATAKDDRVELSWTASTAADFAYYNIYASTDDITNVSGLAPVGTVFDKTTTTYEVAGLDGKHYFVVTAVDFDGNEIPTGMTSASASPAAIEGEMPMWSWIVIVALVVLTIVALLAAVMARRGSGPAGEEFEPEAPESPEE
- a CDS encoding ammonia-forming cytochrome c nitrite reductase subunit c552 codes for the protein MPFGEDACLECHSADYWLAEKHGGPLPTKETALWSIECARCHNPHGNPANDKMLWKSEDETCEQCHNSENAGPGDTPHHPNTELIEGNINVTGLDGSPWMNGDVGCTDCHMVLVATSAVLGDIPTHTFGFANPQETIDHGMPNGCTSYCHDGVSGSPKTEQKAVNLIDEWMANYTAREADVDTVIEQARNALIAAEGLGFNEEEIAGAQAAFDDANFSYEYVLSDRSGGVHNNPFQMAILDYAEATAQSVIDDLTPVTTDGEEAPLDMMWIYLALAVIIIVVAIIAVVAASRRRGAPPEEPYEEEEPPTIE